The following are from one region of the Ignavibacteriota bacterium genome:
- a CDS encoding NAD-dependent malic enzyme, with translation MKELKGYSLIYNPRRNKGTAFSKAERKKYGLDGILPDEVESMETQILRVQGQVDNLNKPINKYIYLTGLLDTNETLFFKTIISDPAKFMPLVYTPTVGEACQRLGHIARRPRGLFISIKNKNKIESILKNWPVKDVRFAVVTDGQRILGLGDLGICGMGIPIGKLALYTACAGVPPEHTLPIILDAGTDNENFLNDPLYPGLKQKRIKGKQYDDFVEAFVKAITKVYPKICIQWEDFAGVNAIRILEKYRERICTFNDDVQGTAAIAVAGFIAISRLLKKSFKDQKFLFLGAGAAAFGIADMLVKKFQKDGLSRDEALNNIWMFDVNGLLVKSRTDLADHQKHFAHDAEPSNNFAESILKIKPTAIIGVSTVGGAFTQKVIENISSINERPIIFPYSNPTSHSECTAEQAYQWSKGKAIFASGSPFAPVTYNGKTYTPGQGNNVFIFPALGMAIFATEAKRVTDEMLLVASEAVADQIKNEDFEKGLIYPPIKNIREVSKNVAIKVAEEIFRSGLARVKKPKNLEKFIRSKMYEPLYK, from the coding sequence ATGAAAGAGCTTAAAGGATATTCGCTGATATACAATCCCCGACGGAATAAAGGAACTGCTTTTTCTAAAGCAGAAAGGAAAAAGTACGGGTTAGATGGAATTCTTCCTGATGAAGTTGAATCTATGGAAACACAAATTTTACGTGTTCAAGGTCAGGTTGACAATTTAAATAAACCAATCAACAAGTACATCTATCTGACTGGATTGCTCGATACAAATGAAACATTGTTTTTCAAAACTATTATAAGTGATCCTGCTAAGTTTATGCCATTGGTTTATACACCAACGGTTGGAGAAGCCTGCCAGCGTTTGGGTCACATTGCGAGACGACCGAGAGGACTTTTCATATCAATAAAAAATAAAAATAAAATTGAATCAATTTTGAAAAACTGGCCGGTTAAGGATGTGAGATTTGCAGTTGTCACTGATGGGCAAAGAATACTTGGACTTGGTGATCTTGGAATTTGCGGAATGGGAATTCCGATTGGAAAACTTGCTCTTTATACTGCTTGTGCTGGTGTTCCGCCTGAACATACTCTTCCGATTATTCTTGATGCCGGAACGGATAACGAAAATTTTTTAAATGATCCGCTTTATCCGGGACTAAAACAGAAACGAATTAAAGGGAAGCAATATGATGATTTTGTTGAAGCATTCGTAAAAGCTATCACAAAAGTTTATCCGAAGATTTGTATTCAGTGGGAAGACTTTGCCGGAGTGAATGCAATTAGAATCTTGGAAAAATACCGTGAAAGAATTTGTACCTTCAACGATGATGTTCAGGGAACGGCTGCAATTGCAGTTGCCGGATTTATTGCTATCAGTCGTTTGTTAAAAAAATCTTTCAAAGATCAGAAATTTTTATTTCTTGGTGCTGGTGCTGCAGCATTTGGAATTGCAGATATGCTTGTCAAGAAATTTCAAAAAGATGGCTTGAGCAGAGATGAAGCACTAAATAATATCTGGATGTTTGATGTGAATGGATTGCTCGTCAAATCCAGAACAGATCTTGCTGATCATCAAAAACATTTTGCGCACGATGCTGAACCATCAAATAATTTTGCCGAAAGCATTCTGAAAATAAAACCAACAGCAATAATTGGAGTTAGTACAGTTGGTGGAGCTTTCACTCAAAAGGTAATAGAAAATATAAGCTCGATAAATGAACGACCGATAATATTTCCTTATTCAAATCCGACTTCTCATTCGGAATGTACTGCTGAGCAGGCATACCAATGGAGCAAAGGTAAAGCAATATTTGCAAGCGGAAGTCCGTTTGCACCTGTGACATACAATGGAAAAACATACACACCGGGACAGGGAAATAATGTCTTCATTTTTCCTGCACTTGGAATGGCGATCTTTGCAACTGAAGCAAAACGAGTTACTGATGAAATGCTTTTGGTTGCATCAGAAGCAGTTGCTGATCAGATTAAAAATGAAGATTTTGAAAAAGGTTTGATCTATCCACCGATAAAAAATATAAGAGAAGTTTCAAAAAATGTTGCAATAAAAGTTGCTGAAGAAATTTTCAGAAGCGGATTAGCCCGTGTTAAAAAACCTAAGAATTTAGAAAAGTTTATTAGAAGTAAAATGTATGAACCTCTGTATAAATAA
- the aspT gene encoding aspartate-alanine antiporter yields MNEFVKILQQHPELALFLTLAFGFAIGKIRIGNFKVGSVLGTLFAGVLIGQFDIQIHPTVKVIFFDLFLFATGYKVGPQFFRGLKKDAVPQLILTVVICVTCLLTAFIMSKLMGFDVGTAAGLLAGAFTESTVIGTASESIQRLPVTLEQKTILLNNIPVAYAVTYLVGTTILVWFLSSLAPKLMKINLRTESRELEKKLLGKSEEEDDGIASAFEDWRLRAFKITNEKWSGLSIDDLEKSITGFRIFIHRIRRNGIIIEPIGNTILKSGDVIAVMARYQVFFQKINDIGTEIMDRELLDFPILYRDLIVTNKNLIGKSLSDIAMKYGQGVKLHKLIRTGQEIPFSPETIVNRGDVLKISGLREEVDRATKIIGYLDSNSPATDMIFVGLGIVIGGLVGLISITIAGISITLTTSGGALVMGLIFGWLRSKTPKFGRIPEPALWIFDTVGLAAFIGIIGLSAGPSFISGLHQTGIGLLFAGVIVAVVPHIFGLLVGRFILKINPVILLGAQSGAGTMTAALKAVQENANSKLPVLGYTVPYALGNILLTAWGPVIVALMNL; encoded by the coding sequence ATGAATGAATTTGTCAAAATACTTCAGCAGCATCCTGAGTTAGCTCTTTTCCTAACTCTCGCTTTTGGTTTTGCTATTGGCAAAATAAGAATTGGAAATTTTAAAGTAGGTTCTGTGCTCGGAACTTTATTTGCTGGTGTGTTAATCGGTCAATTCGATATTCAGATTCATCCTACCGTTAAAGTTATTTTCTTTGATTTGTTTTTATTTGCAACAGGTTACAAAGTAGGTCCTCAATTTTTCCGGGGATTAAAGAAAGATGCTGTGCCTCAACTTATACTTACGGTTGTTATCTGCGTTACTTGTTTACTCACAGCATTCATAATGTCAAAGCTTATGGGATTTGATGTTGGAACTGCTGCAGGACTATTAGCAGGTGCTTTTACTGAATCAACTGTCATCGGAACAGCAAGCGAATCAATTCAGCGTCTTCCTGTCACGCTTGAACAGAAAACAATTTTGTTAAATAATATTCCTGTTGCTTATGCTGTAACATATCTCGTTGGAACAACAATTCTTGTTTGGTTTCTTTCTTCACTCGCTCCAAAACTTATGAAAATAAATTTAAGAACAGAAAGTCGTGAGCTTGAAAAAAAACTTTTAGGAAAATCTGAAGAAGAAGATGACGGAATAGCTTCAGCTTTTGAAGACTGGAGGCTTCGGGCTTTCAAAATTACAAATGAAAAATGGTCGGGATTATCAATTGATGATTTAGAAAAAAGTATTACCGGCTTTCGGATTTTTATTCACCGGATTCGCAGAAATGGTATAATTATCGAACCGATTGGAAATACAATTTTGAAATCGGGAGATGTGATTGCTGTAATGGCAAGGTATCAGGTTTTTTTCCAAAAGATTAATGACATCGGAACGGAAATTATGGATCGAGAACTTTTAGACTTTCCAATTCTCTACAGGGATCTAATTGTGACAAATAAAAATTTAATTGGTAAATCTTTGAGTGATATTGCAATGAAATATGGTCAGGGAGTTAAACTGCACAAGTTGATTCGAACAGGTCAGGAAATTCCATTCTCGCCGGAAACAATTGTGAATCGGGGCGATGTACTAAAAATCTCCGGGCTTCGTGAGGAAGTTGATCGTGCAACAAAAATTATTGGATATCTTGATAGCAACTCACCTGCAACTGATATGATATTTGTCGGTCTAGGAATTGTCATTGGAGGATTAGTTGGATTGATTTCAATTACTATAGCAGGAATATCAATTACACTAACCACAAGTGGAGGAGCACTTGTAATGGGATTAATATTTGGCTGGCTTAGATCTAAAACACCAAAGTTTGGGCGAATTCCTGAACCAGCTTTATGGATTTTTGATACAGTTGGATTAGCAGCATTCATTGGCATTATTGGTCTTTCAGCAGGTCCAAGTTTTATTTCAGGATTACATCAAACTGGAATTGGATTATTATTTGCCGGAGTCATTGTCGCAGTCGTGCCACATATTTTCGGATTATTAGTTGGTAGGTTCATACTAAAAATTAATCCGGTAATACTGCTTGGTGCTCAATCAGGCGCTGGAACTATGACAGCAGCACTTAAAGCAGTACAGGAAAATGCAAACAGTAAATTACCTGTGCTTGGTTATACAGTTCCTTACGCACTCGGAAATATTTTATTAACTGCATGGGGACCTGTGATAGTAGCATTGATGAATCTTTAA
- a CDS encoding PorT family protein: protein MIKNFIALTFFIFILGNNSFAQVQLSLWGGVNNSSFGGNPPEDAGYGDIRGLAAGANLDFHPSTDFVISLEPSFEQRGSTIDIHLEEGLEDTTLKFKVKQNYFGLGLMFKVNAGNFFVGSGLSAQLLSSAKLEYESQEKDIKDKFINYDALAFFNIGYKIPIGGPSLFVELRYIQGLINIRSDENESDTEIYLSNFKSTGLRLSTGILIPL from the coding sequence ATGATTAAAAATTTTATAGCCTTAACTTTTTTTATTTTTATCCTTGGCAACAATTCATTCGCCCAGGTTCAGCTATCACTCTGGGGTGGCGTCAACAATTCCAGCTTTGGCGGCAATCCACCAGAAGATGCCGGATATGGCGATATCAGAGGATTAGCTGCTGGTGCAAATTTAGATTTCCATCCATCAACCGATTTTGTAATCTCACTTGAGCCCTCTTTTGAACAACGTGGATCAACAATCGATATACATCTCGAAGAAGGATTAGAAGATACTACATTAAAATTTAAAGTTAAGCAAAACTATTTTGGACTTGGTCTGATGTTCAAAGTAAATGCTGGAAATTTTTTTGTAGGCAGTGGTTTAAGCGCTCAATTATTAAGCAGCGCAAAACTAGAATATGAATCGCAGGAAAAAGACATAAAAGATAAATTCATAAACTATGATGCACTTGCGTTCTTCAATATTGGATATAAAATTCCAATAGGTGGACCATCACTCTTCGTTGAGCTGAGATACATTCAGGGTCTTATTAATATACGATCGGATGAAAACGAGTCAGACACAGAAATATATTTGTCAAACTTTAAAAGTACCGGTTTGAGGTTGAGTACCGGAATCTTGATACCACTTTAA
- a CDS encoding carbohydrate-binding family V/XII, producing MKYSIIISCVLLILCSEVFSQEWPKEITHPSGTVITLYQPQVESFDKVNLEFRSAVMIKSPKQEEPIFGAVWVKTKILTDRDTREISLDEVMVTDAKFPNQDSTKIEELKKFLSEEIPKWKLDITIDQLIASLEDDKSTTKENFKNDPPEIIHVTTPSVLITIDGEPKFKKLEDTDYEMVINTPFFIVKDNWEEMYYLKGGVLWYESENVYDGYEFTEEIPDELIEFILKKNPDEYKNIDPDTIKVKPEIIVRTKPAELIVTTGEPKLASIEGTSLLFVENTDSDILMDLTSQTYFILISGRWFQSKSLEGPWKYIEPENLPADFAKIPVDSDMGNVLTNVPGTQESKDAILDTQIPQTAKVDRSTKLEVNYDGEPKFEQLSTSDLYYATNTDKSVIKYYDKYYCCDNATWFVSDSPKGPWKVADEVPDKIYEMTPDSPVYNTKYVYVYDSTPEVVYVGYYPGYTGSYVYGGTVIYGTGYYYQPWYGAYYYPRPVTYGFSVHYNPYMGWSFGFGMSFGGPYGWFSIGFSSYPYYGGYWGSRRISCWLPSWVLSR from the coding sequence ATGAAGTATTCAATAATAATATCTTGTGTCCTTCTGATTTTATGTTCAGAAGTCTTTTCTCAGGAATGGCCAAAGGAAATTACTCATCCATCAGGAACAGTGATTACACTATATCAACCGCAGGTAGAATCATTTGATAAAGTAAATCTCGAGTTCCGTTCTGCAGTGATGATAAAATCACCAAAACAGGAAGAACCCATATTTGGTGCAGTCTGGGTAAAAACTAAAATTTTAACTGATCGGGATACAAGAGAAATTTCACTTGATGAAGTCATGGTTACAGACGCAAAATTTCCGAATCAGGATTCAACAAAAATTGAAGAGCTGAAGAAATTTTTAAGTGAGGAAATTCCTAAATGGAAGTTAGATATTACAATTGATCAATTGATTGCCAGTTTGGAAGATGACAAAAGTACTACAAAAGAAAATTTCAAGAACGACCCTCCTGAAATAATCCACGTAACAACACCTTCAGTGTTAATTACCATAGATGGTGAACCAAAATTTAAAAAGCTGGAAGACACAGATTATGAAATGGTGATCAATACTCCGTTCTTCATTGTAAAAGATAATTGGGAAGAGATGTATTATCTGAAAGGCGGAGTTCTATGGTATGAATCGGAAAATGTTTACGATGGATATGAATTCACTGAGGAAATTCCTGATGAGTTAATTGAATTCATTCTGAAGAAAAATCCTGATGAATATAAGAACATAGATCCCGATACGATCAAAGTTAAACCTGAGATTATTGTAAGAACCAAGCCGGCAGAATTAATCGTAACGACTGGGGAACCAAAACTCGCTTCAATAGAAGGTACTTCACTTTTGTTTGTTGAAAATACTGACAGCGATATCTTAATGGATCTTACTTCACAAACTTATTTTATTCTGATTTCAGGAAGATGGTTTCAATCAAAATCCCTTGAAGGTCCCTGGAAATATATTGAGCCTGAAAACCTGCCGGCAGACTTTGCTAAAATTCCAGTTGATTCGGATATGGGTAATGTACTTACTAATGTTCCTGGTACTCAGGAATCGAAGGATGCAATACTTGATACTCAAATACCTCAAACAGCTAAAGTTGATCGCAGCACAAAGCTCGAAGTTAACTATGACGGTGAACCAAAGTTCGAACAATTATCAACGTCAGATCTTTATTATGCTACGAATACAGATAAAAGTGTAATCAAATATTATGATAAATATTACTGTTGTGATAATGCAACCTGGTTTGTTTCTGATAGTCCGAAAGGTCCATGGAAAGTTGCTGATGAAGTTCCTGATAAGATTTATGAAATGACTCCTGACTCACCGGTTTATAATACAAAATATGTTTATGTGTACGATTCCACTCCTGAAGTTGTTTATGTTGGATACTATCCCGGCTACACCGGGTCTTATGTTTATGGTGGAACTGTTATTTATGGAACAGGTTATTACTATCAGCCCTGGTATGGAGCGTACTATTATCCTCGTCCTGTCACCTACGGATTTTCAGTTCACTACAACCCTTATATGGGATGGAGTTTCGGTTTTGGAATGAGTTTCGGCGGACCTTATGGCTGGTTTTCTATTGGTTTTAGTTCTTATCCATATTACGGAGGATATTGGGGGAGCCGGAGGATATCATGCTGGCTACCATCATGGGTATTATCACGGTAG
- a CDS encoding amidohydrolase family protein has protein sequence MKNKTFPVSLKFIYTIILLLVFGVLMLTKGQSSDDYLFNDSHFHITNYIQEGIDINFYVDSIMGNKVGRSTLFGIPLQQQWSYRVTENIAPTYYLDSDAPLYYYSFTDAVIAMMYTSLPEEKQKRLDPMITGFNPTDMYAVDHIKRVLKTFPGVFTGIGEFTIHKEFVSSKISGDVASYYDPALDRIFEFCAESGLLVLIHNDIDNPFPKPGKPNYLTGMIDLIKRHPNTTTIWAHCGLGRIVHPVEDMAKKLDQVLQDPDCKNLYFDISWDEVAKWIMQNDTSVERTAGLIKKYPDRFLFGTDNVAPDKQEKQLYVYHLYDRLWKAVGEEVTYKVCIGNYEKLFNEARVKVRNWEKENIK, from the coding sequence ATGAAAAATAAAACGTTCCCGGTCTCTCTGAAGTTTATTTACACGATAATACTTCTGCTCGTATTTGGAGTATTAATGCTGACTAAAGGACAATCCAGCGATGATTATTTATTCAATGATTCACACTTTCACATAACAAACTACATTCAGGAAGGAATTGATATAAACTTTTATGTTGATTCAATTATGGGAAATAAAGTCGGTCGTTCGACTTTATTTGGTATTCCACTTCAACAGCAATGGTCTTATCGTGTGACAGAAAATATAGCTCCGACATATTATCTCGATTCTGATGCACCACTTTATTATTATTCGTTCACTGATGCAGTTATCGCAATGATGTACACATCTCTTCCGGAAGAAAAGCAAAAACGTCTCGACCCGATGATAACAGGATTTAATCCCACCGATATGTACGCAGTTGATCATATCAAAAGAGTTTTAAAAACTTTTCCGGGAGTGTTTACAGGAATCGGAGAGTTTACTATTCATAAAGAATTTGTATCATCAAAAATCTCCGGTGACGTTGCAAGCTATTACGATCCGGCGCTCGATAGAATTTTTGAGTTCTGTGCTGAAAGCGGATTGCTCGTACTTATTCACAATGATATTGATAATCCATTCCCGAAACCGGGAAAGCCAAATTATCTCACAGGAATGATTGATCTAATCAAGAGACATCCTAACACCACTACAATCTGGGCACACTGTGGTTTGGGAAGAATTGTTCATCCGGTTGAAGATATGGCAAAAAAACTGGATCAGGTTCTTCAGGATCCCGATTGCAAAAATCTTTATTTTGATATTTCATGGGATGAAGTTGCAAAATGGATAATGCAAAATGATACTTCTGTTGAACGTACTGCGGGTTTAATTAAGAAATATCCGGACAGATTTTTATTCGGAACGGATAACGTTGCACCTGATAAACAGGAAAAGCAGCTTTATGTTTATCATCTTTATGACAGGTTGTGGAAAGCTGTTGGAGAAGAGGTTACTTACAAAGTATGTATTGGTAATTACGAAAAATTATTCAACGAAGCCCGGGTTAAAGTCAGAAATTGGGAGAAAGAAAATATCAAATGA
- the glsA gene encoding glutaminase A — MKRFFVHIRLMAIVLFALLLTGTSFLYSQDLSKANIEKVLNEAFNKFKDVKEGANADYIKELATVDPNIFGIALVTVDGQVYTAGDIKSMVSIQSVSKVFTMAQVIEEQGHQAVQDKIGVDATGEVFNSITAVERMRGKEINPLVNPGAIAATSLIAGADSSAKWKHILQVHSDFAGRQLGLNVPVYISEAGDNLRNQAIAHLLLAYGRMYFDPVEATDIYTKQCAINVNAKDAGIMAATLANGGINPVTKKKVVSSETVMYTLPVMSTAGLYDDSGIWFYNTGVPAKSGVGGCLIAVVPGKFGIAVVSPPLDKAGNSVKGQLAIKYVIEQLKVDPYLIQPKQ, encoded by the coding sequence ATGAAAAGGTTTTTTGTTCACATAAGATTAATGGCAATAGTGCTATTTGCATTGTTGTTAACTGGTACTTCCTTTTTGTATTCACAGGATCTTTCTAAAGCAAATATTGAAAAAGTTCTGAATGAAGCATTCAATAAATTCAAAGATGTAAAAGAAGGTGCTAATGCCGATTACATCAAGGAGCTTGCAACAGTTGATCCGAATATTTTCGGAATTGCTCTCGTAACCGTTGATGGTCAGGTTTATACTGCTGGTGACATTAAATCTATGGTATCGATTCAAAGTGTTTCCAAAGTATTCACGATGGCACAGGTAATTGAAGAACAGGGGCATCAGGCTGTCCAGGATAAAATTGGTGTCGATGCAACCGGCGAAGTATTCAATTCAATTACTGCAGTCGAGAGAATGAGAGGAAAAGAAATTAATCCTCTTGTAAATCCAGGCGCAATTGCAGCAACAAGTTTGATTGCTGGTGCAGATTCATCAGCAAAATGGAAACACATTCTTCAAGTGCATAGTGACTTTGCAGGACGACAACTTGGACTTAATGTTCCGGTTTATATAAGTGAAGCCGGAGATAATTTACGCAACCAGGCGATCGCCCATCTGTTATTAGCTTATGGAAGAATGTATTTTGATCCTGTTGAGGCGACAGACATTTATACAAAGCAGTGTGCAATCAATGTCAACGCAAAAGATGCTGGAATTATGGCTGCAACTTTAGCAAATGGTGGAATTAATCCCGTTACAAAAAAGAAAGTTGTATCATCGGAAACTGTTATGTACACTCTTCCTGTAATGTCAACCGCTGGTCTCTATGATGATTCAGGTATCTGGTTTTACAACACTGGAGTTCCAGCAAAAAGCGGAGTTGGTGGATGCTTAATTGCAGTAGTACCAGGAAAATTTGGTATCGCTGTAGTTTCACCACCACTTGACAAAGCAGGGAATAGTGTAAAAGGTCAATTGGCTATTAAATATGTAATTGAACAGTTAAAGGTTGATCCGTATTTAATTCAACCAAAGCAGTAA
- a CDS encoding response regulator, with amino-acid sequence MYMIHIVDDDQNVRDGFLMLLKSAGLKCSAFESAEKFLENYKAGTNDLLILDMHLPGMDGCSVMGYLRKKGFNLPIIIITAYDEQTSRVAAKNHGALAYLRKPVDSAALLDLIKFSFAKNLN; translated from the coding sequence ATGTATATGATTCATATTGTTGACGATGATCAGAATGTAAGAGATGGATTTCTGATGCTGCTCAAATCTGCGGGTTTAAAATGCAGCGCATTTGAGAGTGCGGAGAAATTTCTGGAAAATTACAAAGCTGGTACAAATGATTTACTTATTCTTGATATGCATTTGCCAGGTATGGATGGTTGTTCAGTTATGGGGTATTTGAGGAAGAAAGGTTTTAATCTTCCAATAATAATAATAACAGCGTATGATGAACAGACTTCGAGAGTCGCAGCCAAAAATCATGGTGCACTCGCGTATCTCAGAAAACCTGTAGATAGTGCGGCTTTATTGGATCTGATAAAATTTAGTTTTGCGAAAAATTTAAATTGA
- a CDS encoding HAMP domain-containing histidine kinase: MRKSFGFLIVTIFIIISCTSLFADQSAKDKTILILLALSPTQPAYQPILNGIRQKLQEKYGDGFDIHTEYFDIEYQIDSSSIEMKFARYNEKYKDIAIDLLIVVGRNGIDIIKKYAEDYLLKLPTISVDLDFSDFGYTSNIKLNEKTAIVGMKMNIDKMLNTALSVFPKTKSVYFISGTSKFDKFMLSIASVSAKKVSNRKFLFLTDLSMDGIIHMVNKFPENSLIFVPSFNSDYKHVNYHNPEAIRLISSNSNSPVFAYSDMGFGEGSVGGYILSFGKAGLKTGEFAVQVLNGVDPNSLEATQDDYYETVFDWRELKRWNIQYSKNIPPGSKIMFKEVSFFEQYKWIIGLVLLFIIFQSLLIVSLIRLNKNQKVMTQKVIETENQYRKFVNEDRILRLGQLTATLSHELNQPLTAILSNAQAGINFINSNNATPELLKQILQRIVDNDKRGASIIHTIRGMMKLENRPKEKTELNSLIEETVAVIRGEARKQSTNIFLHILNEPIYIFADRIQIQQVLLNFIFNASQSIERDGASKKTIDINQTFKEENVIISVRDYGRGIDESIKDVVFKPFVTSKIEGMGIGLAICRSIIEDHNGKIWAENKKDGGAEFSFSLKIFKDE, encoded by the coding sequence ATGCGAAAATCCTTTGGATTCTTAATAGTTACTATTTTTATAATAATTAGCTGTACAAGTTTGTTCGCTGATCAATCAGCTAAAGATAAAACCATACTAATTTTACTTGCTCTTTCACCGACTCAACCTGCATACCAGCCAATTCTTAATGGGATAAGACAAAAATTACAAGAAAAATATGGTGATGGATTCGATATTCATACGGAATACTTTGACATTGAATACCAAATTGATAGTTCATCTATTGAAATGAAATTCGCCAGATATAATGAGAAGTATAAAGATATTGCTATAGATTTATTAATCGTCGTAGGAAGAAATGGTATTGATATTATAAAAAAGTATGCTGAAGATTATTTACTTAAACTACCCACAATCTCTGTTGATCTGGATTTTTCGGATTTTGGTTATACATCAAATATTAAGCTTAATGAAAAGACTGCTATTGTTGGGATGAAAATGAATATTGATAAAATGTTGAACACTGCTCTATCAGTTTTTCCGAAAACAAAGTCAGTTTATTTTATCTCCGGTACTTCAAAATTTGATAAGTTTATGTTATCGATTGCTTCTGTTTCAGCTAAAAAAGTAAGTAACAGAAAATTCTTGTTTTTAACAGATTTATCGATGGATGGAATTATTCATATGGTAAATAAGTTTCCGGAAAACAGTTTAATATTTGTTCCATCCTTTAACTCTGATTACAAACACGTTAATTACCATAATCCGGAAGCTATCAGATTAATAAGCAGTAATTCAAATTCACCCGTATTCGCTTACAGCGATATGGGATTCGGAGAGGGATCGGTTGGAGGTTATATTTTAAGTTTCGGAAAAGCAGGGTTGAAGACAGGTGAATTTGCTGTGCAGGTATTAAACGGAGTTGATCCAAATTCACTTGAGGCAACCCAGGATGATTATTATGAAACTGTTTTCGATTGGAGAGAATTGAAACGGTGGAATATTCAATACTCCAAAAATATTCCTCCGGGAAGCAAAATAATGTTTAAAGAAGTTAGTTTCTTTGAACAATACAAATGGATTATAGGTTTAGTATTACTTTTTATTATTTTTCAATCATTGTTGATAGTTAGCCTGATAAGGTTAAATAAAAATCAAAAGGTTATGACTCAAAAAGTTATAGAAACCGAAAACCAATACAGGAAATTTGTTAATGAAGATAGAATTCTGAGGCTTGGTCAGTTGACAGCAACTTTGTCTCACGAATTGAATCAGCCATTAACTGCTATTTTGAGTAATGCACAGGCTGGAATTAATTTTATAAACTCAAATAATGCAACTCCCGAATTATTGAAACAGATATTGCAACGAATTGTTGATAATGATAAACGAGGCGCCTCCATAATACATACCATTCGCGGAATGATGAAACTTGAAAACAGACCAAAAGAAAAAACTGAATTGAATTCTCTTATCGAAGAGACAGTAGCAGTTATTCGCGGCGAGGCGAGAAAACAATCCACGAATATTTTTTTGCATATTTTAAATGAACCTATTTACATTTTTGCTGATAGAATTCAGATCCAGCAGGTTTTACTTAATTTTATTTTCAATGCATCACAATCTATAGAACGGGATGGCGCATCAAAAAAAACTATTGATATTAACCAAACATTCAAAGAAGAAAATGTTATTATTTCTGTTCGTGATTATGGCAGAGGAATAGATGAATCAATAAAGGATGTTGTTTTTAAACCGTTCGTAACTTCAAAAATTGAAGGGATGGGAATTGGTCTGGCAATTTGCCGCTCAATAATTGAAGATCATAACGGGAAAATTTGGGCAGAGAACAAAAAAGATGGTGGTGCGGAATTTTCATTCAGTCTGAAAATTTTTAAAGATGAATAA
- a CDS encoding two pore domain potassium channel family protein encodes MKSLKIISDQPQISLILSILLMIIVCPYYGNAQSAGYINFLFLSLILLSAILTLKKSRVKLRKLGKAGYLIIIVNLIVAITENTDIELINRILFILYLVLVAVNLLIEIVKSKEVDTQLIVSAVAVYVLFGFCGAILAAVIMFFEPEAFSLTTGYVSQFHQFLYFSYITITTTGYGDVLPISPIARTLSIFLALFGNLYLTVIIGILIGKYLSISKET; translated from the coding sequence ATGAAATCATTAAAAATTATTTCAGATCAACCACAAATCTCTCTGATCTTAAGCATACTGCTTATGATTATTGTCTGTCCATACTACGGGAATGCACAGTCTGCCGGGTACATTAATTTTTTATTCTTATCGCTTATTCTTCTTTCAGCAATTCTGACATTGAAAAAAAGCAGAGTTAAATTGCGAAAACTCGGTAAAGCTGGTTACCTGATTATAATTGTAAACTTAATTGTAGCTATTACTGAGAATACAGACATAGAACTTATCAATAGAATTTTGTTCATATTGTATTTGGTTCTTGTTGCAGTCAATCTGTTAATTGAGATCGTAAAAAGTAAAGAAGTTGATACTCAGTTGATTGTAAGCGCTGTCGCAGTTTACGTTTTATTTGGTTTTTGTGGTGCTATCCTTGCAGCAGTTATTATGTTTTTTGAACCTGAAGCATTTTCATTAACTACCGGTTATGTAAGTCAGTTTCATCAATTTTTATATTTCAGTTATATCACCATAACAACTACCGGGTACGGGGATGTACTACCTATCAGCCCGATTGCCAGAACCCTTTCAATTTTTCTTGCGTTGTTTGGAAACCTTTATCTTACGGTGATTATCGGGATATTAATTGGAAAGTATTTATCCATCAGTAAAGAAACTTAA